From the Anopheles coustani chromosome X, idAnoCousDA_361_x.2, whole genome shotgun sequence genome, one window contains:
- the LOC131269375 gene encoding uncharacterized protein LOC131269375, which produces MSDPTCFKFTTTNNSFTLDNGKDARSLLQTFGPTYQVFVAPYAPDVVNVKYKKARPLLIKHRPHPSLYSDGAANVAVSNGPKKNPTTEKRVPQKNIENEPQVKQQPQQEQLQKTKQDLKELQNKPQAPNPPEKKSNRAAVPENTKKAVHQQLQQREQNQGPNPTKASNASPQQPSSTLLKRIQKKAATTKRTIAFDPFPPVGSKVAISSVSKKWLHIHEVYGGNDDPFLSYITRCMKHADEIDEELLQPPQEGDIVFAPFDGYFYRAVVTKVEGYNGTVVFPDFGNLVTLPWRQMKEIRDASVKYANCLTHAVVLREGAPFTKAVKHFLNELVEAHQFELMLVEDGPTSGVKTVELRHVESQYLLGAKVRSMTTPRQ; this is translated from the exons ATGTCTGATCCCACGTGCTTCAAATTTACCACGACTAATAACAGTTTTACGTTAGACAATGGGAAAGATGCTCGTTCGTTGCTGCAAACATTCGGACCAACGTACCAGGTTTTCGTTGCACCCTACGCCCCTGACGTTGTGAACGTGAAATACAAGAAAGCGAG ACCCTTGTTAATAAAACATCGACCGCACCCAAGTTTGTACTCCGATGGAGCTGCTAATGTGGCCGTGTCGAATGGTCCCAAGAAAAACCCGACGACAGAGAAACGCGTACCGcaaaaaaatatcgaaaacgAGCCACAAGTaaagcagcagccgcagcaagAGCAactccaaaaaacaaaacaggattTGAAAGAGCTACAGAACAAACCGCAAGCTCCGAATCCTCCGGAAAAAAAGTCGAATCGTGCTGCCGTGCCGGAGAATACAAAGAAAGCGGTGCATCAACAACTACAACAGCGAGAGCAGAACCAGGGGCCCAATCCTACAAAAGCATCCAATGCTTCTCCGCAACAACCATCCTCGACGCTATTGAAGAGAATTCAAAAGAAGGCAGCGACGACGAAGCGGACCATTGCGTTCGATCCTTTCCCGCCGGTTGGCAGCAAGGTGGCCATTTCGTCCGTTTCGAAGAAATGGCTGCACATTCACGAGGTGTACGGTGGGAATGATGATCCGTTCCTGAGTTACATAACGCGTTGCATGAAGCATGCGGATGAGATAGATGAGGAACTGCTGCAACCACCGCAAGAGGGTGACATTGTGTTCGCTCCGTTTGACGGTTATTTCTACCGTGCCGTCGTCACGAAGGTCGAAGGATACAATGGTACCGTGGTGTTCCCTGATTTTGGAAACTTGGTAACCCTCCCTTGGCGCCAGATGAAGGAAATTCGCGACGCTTCTGTGAAGTATGCCAACTGCCTAACGCATGCCGTTGTTCTTCGTGAAGGAGCGCCGTTTACAAAGGCTGTGAAACATTTCCTCAACGAGCTGGTCGAGGCGCACCAGTTTGAGTTAATGCTTGTGGAGGACGGTCCCACGTCGGGTGTTAAAACGGTGGAGTTGCGTCACGTCGAGTCACAGTATCTTTTGGGCGCCAAAGTGCGTTCCATGACAACCCCACGGCAGTGA